From the genome of Spinacia oleracea cultivar Varoflay chromosome 2, BTI_SOV_V1, whole genome shotgun sequence, one region includes:
- the LOC110802986 gene encoding uncharacterized protein has translation MVKVQQNVCAEIVRKEEFDGKDVSEVTSKVTNTPKKRKGVEKEVEDELVDVEIIKTKKQKGVEKKTSVKGRFLPLRTAMKRNKKNDTEEVRDEQKTCFTFNIVQRLAKVIVKGKRKMKESLKKRKEQEEEVQEEEELEGDDKEEEEEDEEKNEEEEEEDEEDEEDEEWEEEEVKEQKKMKKQIVPVKDRLLMFEKQRQEIASKRTTPKANLPAEKKRKRKITDEDWEVKEENENDDIHNSENALIVEREASPLAMSTKEVPARKKAKKSIAIYKERVEEEEEEKTGVRGGHGKFITFISMMNEQKKEAVRNIGLGALLDFQLPTSSQQFVTWLCNNFEENSQYLYLLKNEKILIEFEDVKKIYGLPSGEVDIVEAKSDKASEEFSAFMARLKKIFIDSKWNPLGNKVPSVQKILKYYSREDQIEAGPDANFITSFLVVTVNTLIKSTLSNQAYFKFLFSMMNYEQIRNLNWCKYVWEALLSTTAQIKKNLKQKDKATFFTGPLPLLTSSKNELFSSKTNSTCILLDKGNRTQTE, from the exons ATGGTGAAAGTGCAACAAAATGTTTGTGCTGAAATAGTTAGAAAAGAAGAATTTGATGGAAAAG ATGTTTCTGAAGTTACTTCCAAAGTAACAAATACTCCAAAGAAAAGGAAAGGGGTTGAGAAAGAAGTTGAGGATGAGCTTGTGGATGTTGAGatcataaaaacaaaaaagcaaaaag GAGTTGAGAAAAAAACATCTGTTAAAGGAAGATTTCTTCCTCTTAGGACTGCAATGAAAAGAAACAAGAAAAATGATACTGAAGAAGTGAGAGATGAACAGAAAACATGTTTTACATTTAACATTGTTCAAA GACTTGCAAAAGTCATAGttaaagggaaaagaaaaatgaaagaaagtttgaaaaaaagaaaggaacaaGAAGAAGAGGTTCAAGAAGAAGAGGAATTAGAGGGAGATGAcaaagaggaggaagaagaggatGAAGAGAAaaatgaggaagaagaggaagaagatgaggaagatgaGGAAGACGAAGaatgggaagaagaagaagtgaaagaacaaaaaaagatGAAAAAG CAAATAGTACCGGTGAAGGATAGGTTGCTTATGTTCGAAAAACAAAGACAAGAAATAG CATCAAAAAGAACAACACCAAAAGCAAACCTACCTgctgaaaagaaaagaaagaggaaAATAACTGATGAGGATTGGGAAGTGAAGGAAGAGAATGAAAATGATGATATTCACAATTCAGAAAAcg CTTTAATTGTGGAACGGGAGGCTTCCCCTTTGGCGATGAGTACCAAAGAAGTTCCTGCAAGAAAGAAAGCAAAGAAATCAATCGCTATTTACAAGGAGAGagtagaagaagaagaggaagaaaaaaCTGGTGTTAGAGGAGGACATGGAAAATTCATTACTTTCATTTCCATGATGAATGAACAGAAGAAGGAGGCCGTTCGGAATATTGGTCTAGGAGCATTGCTAGATTTCCAGCTACCTACTTCATCCCAACAATTTGTTACATGGCTGTGTAACAACTTTGAGGAAAACAGCCAATATCTTTATCTGCTAAAGAATGAgaaaattctgatagaatttgaGGACGTGAAAAAGATATATGGCCTTCCTAGCGGTGAAGTAGACATAGTTGAGGCAAAGTCTGACAAGGCTAGTGAAGAATTTTCTGCATTCATGGCAAG GTTGAAAAAGATCTTTATAGATTCAAAGTGGAATCCTCTTGGGAATAAGGTCCCATCAGTTCAGAAAATTTTGAAGTACTACAGTCGAGAAGACCAAATTGAGGCTGGACCGGATGCAAATTTCATTACAAGCTTCTTGGTGGTGACTGTCAACACGTTGATCAAGAGCACATTGTCAAACCAAGCATACTTCAAATTTTTGTTCTCAATGATGAATTATGAGCAGATCCGGAACTTGAACTGGTGCAAGTATGTGTGGGAGGCACTGCTCTCAACTACTGCACAGATAAAAAAAAACCTGAAACAAAAGGACAAAGCAACATTTTTCACAGGACCATTGCCGTTGTTGACG AGTTCAAAGAATGAACTTTTTTCCTCCAAGACGAATTCCACTTGTATCCTGCTGGACAAAGGAAATAGGACACAAACGGAATAA